In Rosa rugosa chromosome 4, drRosRugo1.1, whole genome shotgun sequence, the genomic stretch AGAAAATAAGGTAAACTTATTTCAAATATAAAATGTTATCACCACCTAGGTGAGTACTGAGTACGACTATAGTTAGATGGAACATGACAATTTAAATTAAAGGAAGAAAATTACATAGAAGAGTCAGATCAATGATGGCATCAAGTTTGACAGCAAAGTACAGCAACAGTGCTCGTTACCAGCAACTTAGTGCACATCAAGACACTAGAAGCAATTTCATAAAAGGATATCTTAAATGCAGCAAATGCTCGTTTCTCAGTGCGACGAAGGAGGCGTTCTGCATCCTCCTCAGCTTCCATCTGCTCCTTGAGATATAATAGGTCATCACTGTCCAAGGCTGTATACTCAAACTTACACAGATGGCAACAAAGTAAAGAGCTAAACAACAATAAAATTAGAAAGTGGTGGATGCGTGCATGACTCAAGTGCGCACACACAGAAACACAGAGAGATAGTTAAAGTAGTAGCTGCATTCCTTGAATGCACACTTGGCCCGAATGCACACATGGGGGGTTTAAGTTtgcaccacaaaaaaaaaaaaaaaaaatgcagagagaagagagagatgtaCCGCCTCGGCCATGAAGGTAACCTCCACGTTCTCCCGCAACCTCTTGCATCTGCATGCATCAACCACCCAGTAGAAGAAGCCAGGATCCCTGTCAGGGCACGTTATCAGAAACCTCCCCTCAAAAGTCTCAAGCAAATACAGAGTCATAAATTTATGTGATGTAGAAACTACAGCATACCAtcaacaatccaaccacttccaaCGTCAAGATCAATCTTCAATTACTAACTCATTCTAATTAACTTCACCGACAAAAAATATAACCAAATAGAAAAATGTAGACTAGCTAACGTATATGGATTTACAGCAGTGAGCACTAAGCAACTACACCAAAACAGATTTCATGGTATGCCACTGAAACACTTAAATATCATAGAGAGAAAACgctttttgttatgttgataACTAATACAATTCTCAATCTTTTCCGATCCTTTCAAAATAGATATGATTTCAAGAGAAAGACCATAAATCCCAGTAGTAAGGAAGTGTCAATGAAAGTCGAATTTACTAACTTATTCTTAATATTTGAGACTCAGCCCAGACTAGAAtctgaaaaataaaactatgataatTGAAATTTTTACCCAATTAAATACTTGAGACAAAACAATTGATAGTACCCATACAGATGATGAACATTCAATATTTCTGTATTTTCAAACTTGAATCAAAAACACCGAGATTGAGAGTAGAAAGTGGAAAAGAGGCAAAAATGCGCTAACCTTTGCAACCATGCGTTGGAAGGTGACGTCTTCGTCGTCCACCTTATCCTTCCCTTTCCCCCATTTTTTATCTGTCAAAATCGATTCAATTTGATTCCCATAACTAAAACCGAAGAAAGattcaaagaaagaaattacCTTTAGGGTCTGTGAGATTGGTGTATTCTCGAACTTCTCTGCCTGCCATTGCGGGATAACCCAAAGTGTGATTATGGTTTCAGGTGCGAACCCAATCGCAGAGGTGTGGGATTCTTGGAGTTTGGGGGTGGACTGGGGGCTATTTATTTGTCAGAGGTCTCTTGATgacaaaattatttttttttgacggACAACAATACCGACTTGCTATTTTT encodes the following:
- the LOC133706753 gene encoding uncharacterized protein LOC133706753 isoform X1, giving the protein MAGREVREYTNLTDPKDKKWGKGKDKVDDEDVTFQRMVAKTFEGRFLITCPDRDPGFFYWVVDACRCKRLRENVEVTFMAEAFEYTALDSDDLLYLKEQMEAEEDAERLLRRTEKRAFAAFKQAASLADSSPASAPLTLRVEPKQKSGIRQQDLLKKVVEVKPKKQKVASPSNGTQLPLSQKNVGASSTNLKPESDQDKDKVHLSSPSSKIDGESKVETTAQSLLGLAYASSEDED